CGGTGGCCGCTGACACCCCGTCCGGTCGGCGCCTAGAGTCCGGCGGTGAGCATCTGGACTTCCCTAGAACCCGCGTCGGCCACGGTGGACGCAGGCGGCAGCACCGGCGTCACCCTGCGGGTGCGCAACACCGGTGACGTCGTCGAGGAGTATCGCGTCGCCCCGCTGGGCGACCCCGCGCGCTGGCTGCGGGTCGAGCCGGCCACGCTGACGCTCTACCCCGGTACCACCGGCACGGTGGAGCTGGTCCTCACCCCGCCGCGTTCGCCGGAGGCCGTCGCGGGGCCGCACCCGTACGCCCTCCAGGTCATCCCGGCCGAGCAGCGGGAGGCCACCACGGTGGTCGAGGGCGTCGTCTCGGTCGCGCCGTTCACCGAGCTGCACGCCGAGCTGGTGCCGCCGACCTGCCGGGGCCGGTTCCGGGGCCGGCTGCGGCTGGCCGTCGACAACCTGGGCAACTCGCCGGTGACCGCGGTGCTGGCCGGCCGCGACAGCGGGGACCAGCTCGACTTCGACGTACGCCCCTCCTCGGTGCAGATCGAACCCGGCCGGGCGGTGTTCGGCACGGTCGTCGTCAAGCCGCGGCGGATCCGCTGGAGCGGCGGCAGCGAGACCGTGCCCGTCACGCTCGCCGTGCAGCGCCCGGGTGTCGAACCGCTGATTCTGGAGGGCACCTACCTCAGCCGGGCGGTGCTGCCCGGCTGGGCGGCCGGCGTACTGGGCGCGGTGGCCGCGCTGACGCTGGCCTGCGTCGCCCTGTGGCTCACCGCCGCGCCCTCGGTGGCCGGCAGGGCGAAGCCCGCCACCCCGGTGGCGCTGCAGCCCGCGGGCGCCCCGATCGCGGCCGAGACGCCCCCGCTCGCACCGGCGCCCGGCGAACCGGCCCCGGCGGCACCGGCCCCCGCCGATCCCGGCACCGGGCCGGGCGCCGGCGGCGGTGGCGGCGGCGCCCAGGCCGGCGGGTCCTCCTCCGGCGGTGGCGGCGGCTCCTCGTCCACCGGTGGTGGCGCAGGCGGGGGCGGTGCCGCGCCCCCCGCGCCCGTCGTACCGGCGGCCCCGGCCCGGGCCGCGCTGCCGATCAAGGCGGGGGACAAGACCCCCAACCTCTTCGTGCTCTTCGCGCAGGAGCGGCTGAAGCGGCTGGACGCGACCAATCCGTGCCGGCTTGCCAAGCCCGTCACGGCGGGTGTGATGGACGCCAACACGGTCGAGCAGGTCGGCTGCTTCCAGCAGGCCACCGACCGGCACGGCGGGCGCACCCCGGCCGGCACCCTGGTGGCGACCGACAAGCTGGGCAACCTCGGCCGTTCGACGCTGGCCGGGCTCTGGATGTGGGACGTCATCGGCGACACCGCGAAGATCGGCCCCGGGAAAACCACCTGGGAGGTGTTCGCCACCAGGGCCGCCCTGCGCTGGGCCGACCAGAGCCAGCTGAGCGCCGCCGACCTGGACGCCGACGCGGACAACGTCCGTAAGCTGATCGCGAGTTGGAACACCAAGGCCGCGCTGCCGACCGCTTCGTACGACGCCGTGAAGCTGGCGGACGCGCTCACCCGCTACCAGGGCGACCAGCCGAAGGCGGCGGGCTCGACCGGCACCGCCCTGACCGCGCTGATCTCCGGCTGGGTGAAGGACCAGACGGTGCCCGGCGAGGTGCAGCCCACCGCCTGGCCCGCACCCTAGGGCCCGGGCCGAACAGCGGTGGGGAACGGCTGCGGCCGGGGAGGCGTCCACGCTCCCCGGCCGCAGCCGTTCTCGCTCCCGTTCTCGTGCCCGGGACTGTGCTCGTTGCCGGTGCCGGTGCCGGGGCCGCTCAGTCGTACGACAGCTCGACCCGGTGGGCCACGTGGGCCGGCCGGTGCTCCTCCACCAGGGCCTCCACCCGTCGCAGCAGCATGCCCCGGACCGTTGCGGCGGCGGCAGAGTGGGCCGTGACCGGGCCGGTCGGGACCTTGGTGACCGAGATCCGGTCGGCCGGGAGCCCGGCGGCCGTGACCCGGCCGGTCCGGACCGGGCCCGTCGCCGTCGCGGTCGTCCCGTCGGTCGCGGTCGCGGTCGCCGTCGCCGTCGCGGTCGTCCCGTCCGTCGCCGTCGTCCCGTCCGGAGCCTCGGAGCCGGTCGTTCGGCCGTCCCCCGCCGCCGGTACCCGGACCCGGACCAGCAGGGCCTGCCGGGGCGAGCCGGGCAGCGGACCGTTCGGAGTGGCGGACCAGTGCGCCCCGCCGCTGTCGGTGACCTCCGCCTCGACGCCCAGCAGGCGCAGCTGCGCGGCCAGGCCGGCCGTCGTGCCGCGCAGCCGGTGCACCCGGACCGCCTCGGCCACCGCCACCCGGCGCCGCTCCGGCGGCTGCTCCCGGGCGCCGTCCGCGGCGACCCAGCCGGCCAGCCAGTCCACGAAGTCGGTCGGCGCCAACCGCGGGTCCCAGTAGGCTTCCAGACAGTCCAGCACGGCGAACACCGGGGCCAGCACGTCGTCGAAGGCCCCGACGAACCGCCCGGTGAACTCACCCTCGGCGTACACCTCGGGCAGCCGGCCGGCCAGCGGCCGGGGAGAGGCCAGGCCGTCGACGGCGTGGCGCCCCCCGCCCGGCCGCTGCGGGCCGCTGCCCGTCCCCCCGCTCACAGCTCCTCCACCCGGACCTGGTGCTGGAAGGAGAACACCAGCGCGTTGCGGTCCAGGTCGACCCGGTCGCCCGGCACACCCCGCTCCCCGGTCAACGGGTTGGCCGGGAACAGCTTCACGTCGTCGACCAGTTCGACCCCCGGCAGACGCTGCAGCACCGCGTACGCCTCGCCGGCCTGCACCGGGCGGCCGAACGGCCAGCCCCTGCCGTCGGCCCCGCCCGTCAGCGGGTTCAGGTAGCGGTA
The sequence above is drawn from the Kitasatospora sp. NBC_00315 genome and encodes:
- a CDS encoding phage tail protein, which encodes MSGGTGSGPQRPGGGRHAVDGLASPRPLAGRLPEVYAEGEFTGRFVGAFDDVLAPVFAVLDCLEAYWDPRLAPTDFVDWLAGWVAADGAREQPPERRRVAVAEAVRVHRLRGTTAGLAAQLRLLGVEAEVTDSGGAHWSATPNGPLPGSPRQALLVRVRVPAAGDGRTTGSEAPDGTTATDGTTATATATATATDGTTATATGPVRTGRVTAAGLPADRISVTKVPTGPVTAHSAAAATVRGMLLRRVEALVEEHRPAHVAHRVELSYD
- a CDS encoding peptidoglycan-binding protein, yielding MSIWTSLEPASATVDAGGSTGVTLRVRNTGDVVEEYRVAPLGDPARWLRVEPATLTLYPGTTGTVELVLTPPRSPEAVAGPHPYALQVIPAEQREATTVVEGVVSVAPFTELHAELVPPTCRGRFRGRLRLAVDNLGNSPVTAVLAGRDSGDQLDFDVRPSSVQIEPGRAVFGTVVVKPRRIRWSGGSETVPVTLAVQRPGVEPLILEGTYLSRAVLPGWAAGVLGAVAALTLACVALWLTAAPSVAGRAKPATPVALQPAGAPIAAETPPLAPAPGEPAPAAPAPADPGTGPGAGGGGGGAQAGGSSSGGGGGSSSTGGGAGGGGAAPPAPVVPAAPARAALPIKAGDKTPNLFVLFAQERLKRLDATNPCRLAKPVTAGVMDANTVEQVGCFQQATDRHGGRTPAGTLVATDKLGNLGRSTLAGLWMWDVIGDTAKIGPGKTTWEVFATRAALRWADQSQLSAADLDADADNVRKLIASWNTKAALPTASYDAVKLADALTRYQGDQPKAAGSTGTALTALISGWVKDQTVPGEVQPTAWPAP